ATTactgaagttacagcttgcacaaacagacggacagacagacatccggatttcaactcatctcgtcatcctgatcatttatatatatgatctATAtcgaacaaattaaaaatttgtattgccACTACCAGTATAAATAAGTAAGATTATGTGGAACCGGCATTTCAGAACAATAGAAATCTTACCTAACTGTAAATATTTCCGTAAACCTATCTATTATATTCCTTCTAGCGCAACCAACACCTTATTAAAGGGTTAggaatagttaaatttaataatttgtatattattttaaaaaattgtctgTACGTACGTATTTGAATGAAAGGATGATATTTCACACATTGATTACCAGACTACACTATATACTACAATACTACTCGTTATTCAGCTACATACATTTAGTagaatttttctaatttatgaaatttgttgGTAAGTCAAAAATCATtgatagtcaaaataaattttcgatagtcagacgaaaataaaactaacgATACTATCGATAGACCCATCGATTGTCTGCACCTCTAATCAGAAGTTGACTGAACGGGTTCATGCGGACGGAAGTGTTTATTTTACGTATGAAATTAAACTAATTCTTACGCTATAAAATATCATATAGTCccttttttaaatgtaaatagtttAACTATAGTCTAATAACCACTCAAccggaaataataataattttgatacatTTATTTGAACGTGCACATATTCAGTCCAGCATAATTCCAATGATTCGCTTTGTCACACAGTAAACGCACCAACACAATGTCAATTTATGAAGGTGGTTTGGTTGTGGTCGTGGCCATCTCTGATCATAAACTTGTCAACATTAATAGATCAGCAAATACTAACACCGAAGAGAAACCAAGATCTTCCACAAAATAAAATGTCTGGACTaaatatatctacaagtataagtAGACTCACTCCGacctttcattttatttaaatctgcACATTCCTTTCATTTTGACACAATGGATTTAAGCGACGCAACCCATTGAAAAAGTTTCACAAAAATTAAGATAATATTCAAAAGCagcgaaattgaaatttaaaatataagtatctattatatatgtagttaatttatattttgaataaacgTTACTCAGCGCGGCCGAAATTGTTAGCTCTTAAGGAAAGGCAAAGTTTTAGATGAATTGTGTCACTTTTAATGTAGAATAAGATTGTTATTTACCTAAAAATATTGATTCAAATTTACTTATTTggctatttattttatattaatccAACGAATTATTACCAACCCAATTGAGGAGTACGGAGGAGCAATGGAGAAGTATTAAAggcttagaaatatttataggttctgacaaaaatgtatatttaaacaagtaaggaagggctaagttcggatgtatccgaacattttacactcttcCAAGGACTAAAGCCTTGTTTTCGTTTacggtaattttttaattgcttatgatttctataatatattcgGTATTATACAAAAGGGATAAAGGACTGAAAACAAATTCTTAGCTATAGTTGCATTTGAGCTTCCTGTACTAAAGATGAAAACTAAACGCCGTAGTAATGAACAtaccatttgtatatatacatatgtacgagtatgtatgtattacagTAGTGATGTTCTTTAATAATGTAATCACAAAATGTTCTGTGCTTCGTTTTGACATTATAACTTTGTATGAAAACTCGATTAAACCGAGTCACGAACTGTCTCATATTCTAGATGACATCGCCAGTCATATTAGAAAATGCTGCTTAAATGGTATTCAGTATGCTGCTAATGAAAAAAACTGCGAACAATACGATTACGAAGTGAGCGCGATACCCCCCCTATGGCGTGGGCTTTGTCATTCGACGTATGGTGTTTGTTGTTCAAAGAAATTGGAAGAGCAGTATTGTGTTGCGGGACGCTTAGCTGCCTTGCGGGGTACTCGTTGCGATGATGAATACAATACTAACGCATATGCAAATTGCTGTCGCGCTTGTCAGGTGGGCTTAGCTGTAAAGGCTAGTAGTAACGATTGCAACAATGcgcttttttcatattttgcgaAAATCGATACATATCACATTTGCTGTGATGGCAGTAAAACTAATTATAACTATCCTGGCGCTATAATAATTGATGACAACAACGGTGATTATGTGAGTAATGAAGAAAACGATAAATTGGAagctaaagcaaataaattttttaacggCTCGGACGAGAAAGATCTAATTGTTGAAGACGAATTGATTGGAAATGCAAGTGATGGTACAATTGTGTTGCCAGAAGATGACGGTAAGTAAATGCAAATACGCTCCTAATATTGCTATCTACATTTACATACTTATTCGTAAAAAAATAACTCATGATGATTTAGATGATATATGCGGTAAAGTGAAGAATCTGTGCGCGCATATTTGTGAGAATACGAAGGAAGCGTATCGTTGCAAATGCAATGCTGGCTATAAGCTGGATGAGAATAACGTGACTTGCTCTCCAAACAATGGTAAATATTGCACAGCACAGATTCTAAAatcgtttttaatataatatatgcaaataagttgcatataaatttttataagtttatgtGTATCAAaactctttttaaaattttgaattaaatatttcatacctCTAGAGCTACATATAGCGTCCTTTTTGACCAAAAGATTGTTcgatattttgttattacaCAAAAGAATATTAAGATAAACATTATTCATTGAAGTGGCTAGTAAAATCTTCGTTTAattacactgaccgacataatATTATAGTTCACAACATAGATCACAAAATCAGATTCAATTTTACCGTATCACATCAGGTTTTTAGTAAAGTTATTTTATTggctattttatattttttgacaaaaataaattaaatcattGCATTTCGGCTCTCGTTTCTTGAATCGTGAGACCTCTCGCGGAAAACATATTATTTCCAACACCGACACAGCCATTATAAAAGGgttatatcaaaataaaagctCATTTACATAAAACTCTCCTCGTTTTGCTTGACAGGTTGTACTTCGAAACGAAGAAAACATGTGGTTTGTCAGAATGAACGCTTTACTTTCCGTGCTTCTCTGagatattatataattctaatcttacatacatacttcaaaaatatatttcaacccAGTTGAAAAATAATAGATATAAAGGAAATATAAATGGCGATTGTTGCTTGTCACGAAAAGATATGAGTCGCCCAACATTTTCCTTTGCTTTTCATTGAGACTCGTAGCATAATTATGCATGCGCAGAAGACATGCTGCTTCTTTGTTTGAACATCtcgtatagtttgttcgattggTTAGTATGATTGATTTTTAATCGACATTGCACAAAAATTTCGCTGATTTTTATACCCGGAACAAGGTAATATCatgtttgcaacgaagtttgtaacactcaaaaggaaacgtcggagaccctataaaatgtataaatataaaatatacctatataaatgattagtgtGACGAGATTCGATTCAGCTACATATGATagtctatctgtccgtctgtctgtatacaacGAGTCGTTCGTTTTTGAGATACCCATCTCTCACACACGTCCTTTACTCCCATGCAAGCTGCTCATTAGTCGGAactgctgatatcggaccactatagtatatagctggcatacacactgtgttatctatatcatgttcttgtatagaaattttttcatttaagaaggtatcgtcacgaaattcggcatagattattatttaaggcaatgctacaatctccgaaaaattgttcagatctgaattgtagcatatagctttcatttaagttgaccgattaaaatcaagataaagatctttttagaCGCTTTTATgctattgtataaaaaatgcacaCGTGAAGGGTagtatagctttggtgcagccgaattAACGTTCTATCTTGTTTTTGTATTAGTTACAAAATTGGTTTAATTGCTATGCTATTCCAATGAAATTTATCGAGTCcggtaatttaattttatgcaattacaaacttattcattttaattaattagatCAAACGGGATTTGATCCAAAACTTTATCATATAATAATagcttattatatttaaaaattaacaccAGATTAGTATGagcaaaactaatattttataaacaaatttgtagtTTCGGATAAAGTACACAAAAATGAAGTCAATGCGGGGAAAGACATAGAGGATGTTCACGAAGGTGATGTTGGAAATGTAGAAAGTCAGGCAAAAAAAGGCGTAATTGATGATAACCAGTCAGAACACATTAACAAAGTGGAATCAATAAGTTGCGGTACTGGTTATGAATTTAACTACATCAAAAGAAAATGCCTGGATGTTGATGAATGCGCTAATAAATTACACAATTGTAAAATCAGTCAGTATTGCCATAACACTATGGGCGGTTTCCATTGTTTGAGCGTCAATTCCAGGAAGTGCGACCCACataaagaaaaatgtgaaaatgccTGCAGTGCCGGTTTCCAATACAAAAATGAAGGCTGCGTCGATGTCGATGAATGTTTAGTAGATGAATATGCATGTGATAGCAGTCAGGTGTGCTTCAATGACATTGGCGGTTACCGCTGTGATTGTAAAATAGGGTTTAATCTAGATGCGACCACGAATGCATGTGTGGGTGAGTACtctaagttatataaaaaacaaaagatgTGTCCCAAAATTTTTAACACCTAGGGCATGCTCAAAACGTCGCATCAATTTAAGGGGatgcttttgaaaaattatattttattgatccAAGTCACCATTGGTAAAGTTAGAGTTTTCTCCAAAATAACTAGCTACCTTTCCTACCAGTAAGTACTCGTATTTTTTCTTGAGATGTAGAGACAGAAGATCCTGCTACGGACCAGATCCGAAGAATACTCTTTTCAAGAtaatcaatttaaattattaaagccATCAGTTTAGAGTTAGAGCTTTCACGATTAACATCAATCAATGGttattcaaatacatttttttggaatttagtAAAGCATGTCAATGGTTTCATTCTCCGTCACAGAACCGAGACAACACTGAATAAGTACTGTTTTGACATCAGCagagtttttataccctgagtagggtatattaagtttgtttcgatgtttgtaacacccggaaggaaacgtcgtatactctataaaatatatatataaatgatctgctTGATCacatgagtcgatttagtctgTCAAAAACGcgaactattccctcagtttttgagatatcaatctgaaaattTACAGACGTCCTTTTCTTCCAAGCTACTAATTTGTCGGACTCGccgacatcggaccactatcgCTTGTAGCTGCtttgtgaaatattatatttccatttATAACCGCAAATTTATGTTACATCATATACGCAGAAAGACGAAGGCCACATTCGcctatactcgtatgtacaatTTGATAGtagtgtttttaattaattaaattacatgCATGTGAACTTTTCCAAATTGTATTCACAATGATCTCATACCTTCATACATTTCCAGATATAAATGAGTGTTCTATCAATAACCATAACTGCCTACCAACGCAGCGATGTGACAATACATACGGTTCATATGTCTGCGTTAGACTTCAAAGCTGTGGTACCGGTTATACACTAAATGCCGAAACAGGCAACTGCGATGGTAAGCAAAACATACaatagcaaaaatttatttgaagcagcaagagtataaaaactcttatatatttcttatacatAACAGAAACAAATTTagtgattaattttaaagtttgctTGTGAaaagattgatgttttttttttacatctccTAAAGACGATGATGAGTGCACACTAGGAACTCATAACTGTCCACTTGATTATGAGTGCCATAACACGAAAGGTTCTTTCCGTTGCTACCGTCGCACACCAACAACTATAGCAACCACAACGACGAAGGCGACTACTACAACTACCACGTCACCACCAGTCAGTGGTTTATCTAATTATTACTACCATAATCGTACCTCATATAATAATCCAGGTCAATATGCTTCTCGGCAAACCCACAGTTATAACTATATGCGGGAGGATGTACAGCGATACACTGGCATTGGTGAAACTGAAAATAATCAACTCCCACCATGTAGTATAGGCTTTCATCGGAACAATTTGGGTGCTTGCACAGgtaaataatatatacctatTTATTTGCTTCAGAAATACCAGACCTATCACCACAATCCTGTTAATATTTTCGTCAAACGCCTGATACGCATTAACTGGTTCTacgtatatactatatgtaaaaatttatacttcacacttttttaaaactcagcataattattatttaaaactgtgttttattatgtatattatttacttttactaCTTTTCTCCATAAATTCCATTAcactgaattttttacatacatagaaGTTAACGAaagataaaaatgaaaagaaaatacgCTAGGCTTAAATTCACGTGCGAGGTCCAATGCCTCACTTAACCCATTATATggatatattaggtaaagtaaaaagctcGTTCGGTttcttattgatttttcaaaagataataactttgtgtgcatttgtgttcataaacttgttgccaacgagatgccaacttcattatacccctctcttagaaggctgcgtccctattggcaaaaaactcggagagccaattttcacaggcctctcttgaggctaacttcttaccattaagcgcgttcgccattgacaggaaaagatggtaatcacttggtgccaggtccggactataaggtgggtgcattaggacctcccatccgagctccaggagcttctggcgagtcaccaaagacgtgtgtggcctggcgttgtcctgatggaacacaattcgttgtgttgttgatcaaagatggcctcttttggatgagtgctgccttcaagcggtccagttgttggcagtagagggccgaattgagcgtttggccatagaggagcagctcgcagtagatgattccttgcccatcccaccaaacacacagcaaaaccttcctggccgtcaatcaggtcttggccaccatttgggccgcttccccgagctttgaccacgaccgtttgcgttgttgtcataagtgacccatttttcatccccagtcacaatccgcttcagaaacgggtcgattttgttgcgattctgcagcgatttgcagatggaaattcggtccatcatgttttttgcgttagttcgtgtgacacccaaacatcgagctcctttttgaatccaaggttatgcaaatggttccaaacggttttctggcttatcttcaGTTCctaagcaattaaataagtgctcacgtggcggtctgtttccactatttccatgattttatcgcaattttcgacgacaggcctcccaacacgtggtgcatctttgacatcgaaattaccggaacggaacctagcaaaccacttttgtgctacacgtttgtttacagtatcgggcccataaactaaataaattttttcagccgctttggctgctttttcgccttgatcgaagaaaaattgtaaaatatagcgaattttctctttgctggtgtccatctttgacgagcgctcacaacgtactgagtcaatcgatcgaaaaactgtcaaagacattTAGGGCGAATAAAcgcgttttcagcgccgtatagtatgacatgatgcgacacgtaacactaatactatggacaataacgccatctcttagataaaaaccgaacgaactttttactttacctaatatttacatatatggtacaatTCGGTAGGCTATTAGTTCAACACATGCAATATGAACAGAGAAGCACAATGTTATTACCATGTTATGGCTACTTTAAATCTGCTTACGCTACCGATCA
This genomic interval from Bactrocera oleae isolate idBacOlea1 chromosome X, idBacOlea1, whole genome shotgun sequence contains the following:
- the LOC106619829 gene encoding fibulin-1 isoform X4; its protein translation is MITRLISSIIKCLYFKVSIRSRLQRYYIVLFMLSASLDSTSSNDDIASHIRKCCLNGIQYAANEKNCEQYDYEVSAIPPLWRGLCHSTYGVCCSKKLEEQYCVAGRLAALRGTRCDDEYNTNAYANCCRACQVGLAVKASSNDCNNALFSYFAKIDTYHICCDGSKTNYNYPGAIIIDDNNGDYVSNEENDKLEAKANKFFNGSDEKDLIVEDELIGNASDGTIVLPEDDDDICGKVKNLCAHICENTKEAYRCKCNAGYKLDENNVTCSPNNVSDKVHKNEVNAGKDIEDVHEGDVGNVESQAKKGVIDDNQSEHINKVESISCGTGYEFNYIKRKCLDVDECANKLHNCKISQYCHNTMGGFHCLSVNSRKCDPHKEKCENACSAGFQYKNEGCVDVDECLVDEYACDSSQVCFNDIGGYRCDCKIGFNLDATTNACVDINECSINNHNCLPTQRCDNTYGSYVCVRLQSCGTGYTLNAETGNCDDDDECTLGTHNCPLDYECHNTKGSFRCYRRTPTTIATTTTKATTTTTTSPPVSGLSNYYYHNRTSYNNPGQYASRQTHSYNYMREDVQRYTGIGETENNQLPPCSIGFHRNNLGACTDIDECETGEHQCAENQICRNRNGGYICSCPPGHQLLRMRDVSRCIDINECDQGHPPVCPSNAQCLNTIGSYYCECKSGFQKSKENEHICLDVDECQEIPGLCQQKCVNYWGGYRCTCNQGFELSADNRTCNDVDECVVHKAYKLCMGYCNNVPGSYECSCPRGYALALDKNTCRDIDECATEEFCTGRNDICTNIHGSYKCTSIHCQYGYVNDPDQKNRCRLTSNLCEGDECFSKPSAYTYNFITLVSKLMIPPEGRIIFTLRGPLWYDDIDFDLKIIKIQAAANIEKASDNHFDTIKSKHEVHLQLKRSMEGPQDIELELSMTVFTNGMPRGKSVAKIFILVSQYTF
- the LOC106619829 gene encoding fibulin-1 isoform X2, coding for MCNDDIASHIRKCCLNGIQYAANEKNCEQYDYEVSAIPPLWRGLCHSTYGVCCSKKLEEQYCVAGRLAALRGTRCDDEYNTNAYANCCRACQVGLAVKASSNDCNNALFSYFAKIDTYHICCDGSKTNYNYPGAIIIDDNNGDYVSNEENDKLEAKANKFFNGSDEKDLIVEDELIGNASDGTIVLPEDDDDICGKVKNLCAHICENTKEAYRCKCNAGYKLDENNVTCSPNNVSDKVHKNEVNAGKDIEDVHEGDVGNVESQAKKGVIDDNQSEHINKVESISCGTGYEFNYIKRKCLDVDECANKLHNCKISQYCHNTMGGFHCLSVNSRKCDPHKEKCENACSAGFQYKNEGCVDVDECLVDEYACDSSQVCFNDIGGYRCDCKIGFNLDATTNACVDINECSINNHNCLPTQRCDNTYGSYVCVRLQSCGTGYTLNAETGNCDDDDECTLGTHNCPLDYECHNTKGSFRCYRRTPTTIATTTTKATTTTTTSPPVSGLSNYYYHNRTSYNNPGQYASRQTHSYNYMREDVQRYTGIGETENNQLPPCSIGFHRNNLGACTDLNECILMSPCSSHQRCINTNGSYRCQNLLQCTAGYKSTSDGTQCIDIDECETGEHQCAENQICRNRNGGYICSCPPGHQLLRMRDVSRCIDINECDQGHPPVCPSNAQCLNTIGSYYCECKSGFQKSKENEHICLDVDECQEIPGLCQQKCVNYWGGYRCTCNQGFELSADNRTCNDVDECVVHKAYKLCMGYCNNVPGSYECSCPRGYALALDKNTCRDIDECATEEFCTGRNDICTNIHGSYKCTSIHCQYGYVNDPDQKNRCRLTSNLCEGDECFSKPSAYTYNFITLVSKLMIPPEGRIIFTLRGPLWYDDIDFDLKIIKIQAAANIEKASDNHFDTIKSKHEVHLQLKRSMEGPQDIELELSMTVFTNGMPRGKSVAKIFILVSQYTF
- the LOC106619829 gene encoding fibulin-1 isoform X1; translated protein: MITRLISSIIKCLYFKVSIRSRLQRYYIVLFMLSASLDSTSSNDDIASHIRKCCLNGIQYAANEKNCEQYDYEVSAIPPLWRGLCHSTYGVCCSKKLEEQYCVAGRLAALRGTRCDDEYNTNAYANCCRACQVGLAVKASSNDCNNALFSYFAKIDTYHICCDGSKTNYNYPGAIIIDDNNGDYVSNEENDKLEAKANKFFNGSDEKDLIVEDELIGNASDGTIVLPEDDDDICGKVKNLCAHICENTKEAYRCKCNAGYKLDENNVTCSPNNVSDKVHKNEVNAGKDIEDVHEGDVGNVESQAKKGVIDDNQSEHINKVESISCGTGYEFNYIKRKCLDVDECANKLHNCKISQYCHNTMGGFHCLSVNSRKCDPHKEKCENACSAGFQYKNEGCVDVDECLVDEYACDSSQVCFNDIGGYRCDCKIGFNLDATTNACVDINECSINNHNCLPTQRCDNTYGSYVCVRLQSCGTGYTLNAETGNCDDDDECTLGTHNCPLDYECHNTKGSFRCYRRTPTTIATTTTKATTTTTTSPPVSGLSNYYYHNRTSYNNPGQYASRQTHSYNYMREDVQRYTGIGETENNQLPPCSIGFHRNNLGACTDLNECILMSPCSSHQRCINTNGSYRCQNLLQCTAGYKSTSDGTQCIDIDECETGEHQCAENQICRNRNGGYICSCPPGHQLLRMRDVSRCIDINECDQGHPPVCPSNAQCLNTIGSYYCECKSGFQKSKENEHICLDVDECQEIPGLCQQKCVNYWGGYRCTCNQGFELSADNRTCNDVDECVVHKAYKLCMGYCNNVPGSYECSCPRGYALALDKNTCRDIDECATEEFCTGRNDICTNIHGSYKCTSIHCQYGYVNDPDQKNRCRLTSNLCEGDECFSKPSAYTYNFITLVSKLMIPPEGRIIFTLRGPLWYDDIDFDLKIIKIQAAANIEKASDNHFDTIKSKHEVHLQLKRSMEGPQDIELELSMTVFTNGMPRGKSVAKIFILVSQYTF
- the LOC106619829 gene encoding fibulin-1 isoform X3, encoding MITRLISSIIKCLYFKVSIRSRLQRYYIVLFMLSASLDSTSSNDDIASHIRKCCLNGIQYAANEKNCEQYDYEVSAIPPLWRGLCHSTYGVCCSKKLEEQYCVAGRLAALRGTRCDDEYNTNAYANCCRACQVGLAVKASSNDCNNALFSYFAKIDTYHICCDGSKTNYNYPGAIIIDDNNGDYVSNEENDKLEAKANKFFNGSDEKDLIVEDELIGNASDGTIVLPEDDVSDKVHKNEVNAGKDIEDVHEGDVGNVESQAKKGVIDDNQSEHINKVESISCGTGYEFNYIKRKCLDVDECANKLHNCKISQYCHNTMGGFHCLSVNSRKCDPHKEKCENACSAGFQYKNEGCVDVDECLVDEYACDSSQVCFNDIGGYRCDCKIGFNLDATTNACVDINECSINNHNCLPTQRCDNTYGSYVCVRLQSCGTGYTLNAETGNCDDDDECTLGTHNCPLDYECHNTKGSFRCYRRTPTTIATTTTKATTTTTTSPPVSGLSNYYYHNRTSYNNPGQYASRQTHSYNYMREDVQRYTGIGETENNQLPPCSIGFHRNNLGACTDLNECILMSPCSSHQRCINTNGSYRCQNLLQCTAGYKSTSDGTQCIDIDECETGEHQCAENQICRNRNGGYICSCPPGHQLLRMRDVSRCIDINECDQGHPPVCPSNAQCLNTIGSYYCECKSGFQKSKENEHICLDVDECQEIPGLCQQKCVNYWGGYRCTCNQGFELSADNRTCNDVDECVVHKAYKLCMGYCNNVPGSYECSCPRGYALALDKNTCRDIDECATEEFCTGRNDICTNIHGSYKCTSIHCQYGYVNDPDQKNRCRLTSNLCEGDECFSKPSAYTYNFITLVSKLMIPPEGRIIFTLRGPLWYDDIDFDLKIIKIQAAANIEKASDNHFDTIKSKHEVHLQLKRSMEGPQDIELELSMTVFTNGMPRGKSVAKIFILVSQYTF